The following proteins come from a genomic window of Limnohabitans sp. 103DPR2:
- the ffh gene encoding signal recognition particle protein — translation MASALTDKLSQLVKQISGQARITESNVTDMLREVRMALLEADVALPVVRDFIARVKEKALGQEVLGSLKPGQALVAIVNRELAATMGEGVADINLAAQPPAVILMAGLQGAGKTTTTAKLAKHLIEKRKKKVLTVSGDVYRPAAIEQLKTVTAQAGAEWFPSSPDQKPLDIARAAIDYARKHFFDVLLVDTAGRLAIDEALMAEIRELHAALNPVETLFVVDAMQGQDAANTAKAFKDALPLTGIVLTKMDGDSRGGAALSVRQITGAPIKFAGTSEKIDGLEVFDAERHAGRILGMGDILALVEQVTAGVDMEAAQKLAAKVKSGSGFDLNDFLAQIQQMKQMGGLSSLMDKLPTQLAAKAGSMDLGKAEKDIARKQGIIHSMTPRERSKPELIKATRKRRIAMGAGVQVQDVNRLLKEFEQMQDMMKKMSGGGMMKMMKRLGAMKGMGGFGGMGGGGFPGMKR, via the coding sequence GCTGGAGGCTGATGTGGCCTTGCCGGTGGTGCGCGATTTCATTGCCCGTGTGAAAGAAAAAGCCTTGGGGCAAGAGGTGCTGGGCTCCTTAAAGCCTGGCCAAGCCTTGGTGGCCATCGTGAACCGCGAGTTGGCTGCCACCATGGGCGAAGGTGTGGCCGATATCAACTTGGCAGCGCAACCGCCTGCTGTGATTTTGATGGCAGGTTTGCAAGGTGCCGGTAAAACCACCACCACCGCCAAGTTGGCCAAGCACCTGATTGAAAAGCGCAAGAAAAAAGTGCTGACCGTGTCGGGCGACGTGTACCGACCTGCGGCCATTGAGCAGCTGAAAACAGTCACAGCACAAGCCGGCGCCGAATGGTTCCCCAGTTCGCCTGACCAAAAGCCTTTGGACATTGCCCGTGCCGCCATCGATTACGCACGCAAGCATTTCTTTGATGTGTTGCTGGTCGACACGGCAGGTCGTTTGGCCATTGACGAAGCCCTGATGGCTGAAATTCGGGAGTTGCATGCGGCTTTGAACCCTGTGGAAACTTTGTTTGTGGTTGATGCCATGCAAGGTCAGGATGCGGCCAACACCGCCAAAGCTTTTAAAGATGCTTTGCCTCTGACCGGCATTGTTCTGACCAAGATGGATGGCGACTCCCGAGGTGGCGCGGCTTTGTCTGTGCGTCAAATCACGGGTGCGCCCATCAAGTTTGCAGGTACCAGCGAAAAAATTGACGGCCTCGAAGTTTTTGATGCCGAGCGACATGCAGGCCGTATCCTTGGCATGGGCGATATCTTGGCCTTGGTGGAGCAAGTCACTGCCGGCGTGGACATGGAAGCCGCGCAAAAGTTGGCGGCCAAAGTCAAGAGCGGCAGCGGTTTTGATTTGAATGATTTTTTGGCGCAAATTCAGCAAATGAAGCAAATGGGTGGCTTGTCCAGTTTGATGGACAAATTGCCCACGCAGTTGGCGGCCAAGGCTGGCAGCATGGATTTGGGCAAAGCCGAAAAAGACATCGCGCGCAAGCAAGGCATCATTCACAGCATGACACCGCGTGAGCGCAGTAAACCTGAACTCATCAAAGCCACGCGCAAGCGCCGCATCGCCATGGGCGCAGGCGTTCAAGTGCAGGATGTGAACCGCTTGCTCAAAGAGTTTGAGCAAATGCAAGACATGATGAAAAAAATGTCCGGCGGCGGCATGATGAAGATGATGAAGCGCTTGGGTGCCATGAAGGGCATGGGCGGCTTTGGCGGCATGGGCGGTGGCGGTTTCCCTGGTATGAAACGCTAA
- a CDS encoding aromatic ring-hydroxylating dioxygenase subunit alpha, with protein MRAEQNERFTRIGQGTPCGEMLRHYWHPVALMDEFDPQLDPRMAIRPVKAVRLLGQDLVLFKNAQGQFGLLDRDCPHRGADLAFGRNEGDGLRCPFHGWKFDVTGQCLETPAEPQGSVLCTRIKQRNYPIQERSGILFAWMGPEGSTPPPLPAIDCFEAPGTHTFAFKGLWNCNWLQAFEVGIDPAHASFLHRFFNDASLEDTYGKQFRGASAGEIDGEKWPMTRVMREFDQPDIAFTEKAYGLQLTTLRHMTDKLTHVRITNSLFPNTFVIPLSETMTITQMHVPVDDTRTYWYAVFTSFADPVNKVAMRNQRLEAVSLPDYIPKSGRHNNWGFNPEEQMTRTFLGMGEDDINVHDQWACESMGAIQNRTREHLGTSDKVIIANRRMLAKAIDDVAAGALPPGFAKAEVAATRFGPDTVDGIAPAQDWSTWSQQTMQAKRDGAPWDAATPNSP; from the coding sequence ATGAGAGCAGAACAAAACGAGCGCTTCACGCGCATTGGTCAAGGCACACCCTGTGGCGAAATGCTACGCCATTACTGGCACCCTGTGGCTTTGATGGACGAATTCGACCCCCAACTCGATCCCCGCATGGCCATCCGACCTGTCAAAGCGGTTCGCTTGCTCGGCCAAGACTTGGTCTTGTTCAAAAATGCGCAGGGCCAGTTTGGATTGCTCGATCGCGACTGTCCGCATCGCGGCGCCGACCTGGCCTTTGGTCGCAATGAAGGCGATGGCCTGCGCTGTCCCTTTCACGGCTGGAAATTTGACGTCACGGGCCAATGCCTCGAAACCCCCGCCGAACCCCAAGGCAGTGTTTTGTGCACCCGCATCAAGCAACGCAATTACCCCATTCAAGAACGCAGCGGTATTTTGTTTGCGTGGATGGGGCCTGAGGGCAGCACACCACCGCCACTTCCGGCCATCGATTGTTTTGAAGCGCCTGGCACCCACACCTTTGCCTTCAAAGGTTTGTGGAACTGCAATTGGCTCCAGGCCTTTGAAGTGGGCATCGACCCTGCGCACGCATCTTTCTTGCACCGTTTCTTCAACGACGCCTCCTTGGAAGACACCTACGGCAAACAATTTCGCGGCGCCAGTGCAGGTGAAATCGATGGTGAAAAATGGCCCATGACCCGCGTCATGCGCGAGTTTGACCAACCCGACATTGCCTTCACCGAAAAAGCTTATGGCCTCCAACTGACCACACTCCGGCACATGACAGACAAGCTGACTCATGTGCGCATCACTAATTCGCTGTTCCCCAACACTTTTGTGATTCCTTTGTCAGAAACCATGACCATCACGCAGATGCATGTGCCGGTGGACGACACGCGCACCTACTGGTATGCCGTCTTCACGAGTTTTGCCGATCCTGTCAACAAAGTTGCCATGCGCAATCAACGGCTTGAGGCCGTCAGCTTGCCCGACTACATCCCCAAATCAGGACGTCACAACAACTGGGGCTTCAACCCCGAAGAACAAATGACGCGCACGTTTTTGGGCATGGGCGAGGACGACATCAATGTGCACGATCAATGGGCCTGCGAAAGCATGGGGGCCATTCAAAACAGAACTCGCGAACATTTGGGTACCTCTGACAAAGTGATCATTGCCAATCGCCGCATGTTGGCCAAAGCCATTGACGATGTGGCTGCAGGCGCATTGCCTCCCGGATTTGCCAAGGCCGAAGTTGCAGCCACCCGATTTGGCCCCGATACCGTCGACGGCATAGCGCCCGCCCAAGATTGGTCCACGTGGTCACAGCAAACCATGCAAGCCAAGCGCGATGGCGCGCCGTGGGATGCAGCCACACCCAATTCGCCCTGA
- a CDS encoding glutamine synthetase family protein encodes MSSTVIPSFADQCGINTQARQAEVQRVLALAQASGLAWIRLVWCDVHGSLRGKTWVTSELATAFAQGMGMVSTLMLKDTSDRTVYKVFEADVKYELPGFEGASNVMLLPDPSTFKILPWAEKTGWLMCQPWFPNGQVVSYDSRRILQTALEKLATKGWGMRCGLEVEFHIYKLKDAEHGDDADPAQAAWPGPAPEVSMIHPGYNLLNELWFDRAEPALRIVKQTAQDLGLPLLSLEIELGPSQVEAVFKATDAMTAADNMVLFRSAIKQALRRAGYHATFMCRPPFENIMSSGWHLHQSLYDLQTGQNLFARTTAQDIQEAQSLRADDACHALSKIGATYLAGLLAHGQGMTSLCTTTVNGFGRFKPNALAPQSILWGRDNRGAMLRVVGGPGDAGTRIENRMGEPAANPYLYMASQILAGLDGIENDLTAPFATEAPYAESAERLPLTLGDALARLGDDPILSAGLGADFVRYYQRIKQSEQTRFNDAEDKVEFQRREYFSRI; translated from the coding sequence ATGAGCTCAACAGTCATCCCTTCTTTCGCGGACCAATGCGGCATCAACACCCAGGCCCGACAAGCCGAGGTGCAACGCGTACTGGCCTTGGCGCAAGCCTCTGGCCTGGCGTGGATCCGCTTGGTTTGGTGTGATGTGCACGGCAGCTTGCGCGGCAAAACGTGGGTCACTTCCGAGTTGGCCACTGCCTTTGCGCAAGGCATGGGCATGGTCAGCACCTTGATGCTCAAAGACACTTCAGATCGCACCGTCTACAAGGTGTTTGAAGCCGATGTCAAATATGAATTGCCTGGTTTTGAAGGCGCCAGCAATGTGATGTTGTTGCCCGACCCCAGCACCTTCAAAATTTTGCCTTGGGCCGAAAAAACAGGCTGGCTGATGTGTCAGCCTTGGTTCCCGAATGGCCAAGTTGTAAGCTACGACTCGCGTCGTATTTTGCAAACTGCCTTGGAAAAGTTGGCCACCAAAGGCTGGGGCATGCGATGCGGCCTAGAAGTTGAGTTTCACATTTACAAACTCAAAGACGCCGAGCACGGTGACGATGCCGACCCTGCGCAAGCCGCATGGCCAGGACCAGCGCCCGAGGTCAGCATGATTCATCCAGGCTACAACTTGCTCAATGAGTTGTGGTTTGACCGCGCAGAACCTGCGCTGCGCATCGTCAAACAAACAGCCCAAGATTTGGGTTTGCCATTGTTGTCCCTGGAAATTGAACTGGGCCCCAGTCAAGTTGAAGCCGTGTTCAAAGCCACCGATGCCATGACGGCAGCCGACAACATGGTGCTTTTTAGAAGCGCCATCAAACAAGCCTTGAGACGCGCCGGCTATCACGCCACGTTCATGTGCCGACCGCCGTTTGAGAACATCATGAGCAGTGGCTGGCATTTGCATCAATCTCTCTACGACTTGCAAACAGGTCAGAACCTGTTTGCGCGCACCACTGCGCAAGACATTCAAGAGGCGCAATCGCTGCGTGCAGACGATGCCTGTCACGCTCTCTCCAAGATCGGTGCAACGTATCTGGCCGGCTTGTTGGCCCACGGTCAAGGCATGACGTCTTTGTGCACCACCACAGTCAATGGCTTTGGTCGCTTCAAGCCCAACGCTTTGGCACCCCAAAGCATTTTGTGGGGCCGCGACAATCGCGGCGCCATGCTCCGCGTGGTGGGTGGCCCCGGCGATGCTGGCACGCGCATTGAAAACAGAATGGGCGAGCCTGCTGCCAATCCCTACCTGTACATGGCCTCGCAAATTTTGGCGGGCTTGGATGGCATTGAAAACGATCTGACGGCGCCATTCGCCACAGAAGCACCTTACGCAGAAAGTGCCGAGCGTTTGCCCTTGACTTTGGGTGATGCCTTAGCGCGATTGGGCGATGACCCAATTTTGAGCGCGGGTTTGGGCGCTGACTTTGTGCGCTATTACCAGCGCATCAAACAGTCAGAGCAAACGCGTTTCAATGACGCGGAAGACAAGGTGGAATTTCAGCGGCGAGAGTATTTCAGCCGCATTTGA